GTTGGCGCGCGTCACGATGCGTTCGTTGAAGACGAAGCTGATCCCGGCGACGAGCAGCGCGGCGAGGAACAGCGGCGCGAGCACCTGGTGCGCCGACATGCCCGACGCCTTCATCGCGATCACCTCGCTGTTCTGGTTGAGCGTGATCAGCGTCAGGATCGTCCCGAGCAGCACCGAAAAGGGCAGGAAGGTCTCGACGATCTGCGGCAGGCGCAAGCCGACATAGCGCCAGACGTCGCTGTCGCTGTTGCCCGCGACCGCGAGGATCTTGCCGCTCTCGCCGAGCAGGTCGAGCGTCTGCAGGATCAGCACCAGCGCGAACAGGATCGCGAAGCTGCGGACGAGGAACAGGCGTCCGACGTAAAGCGCCATCGTGCGCGACGGGAAGAAATGGAGCTGGTGCATCAGGCGATCTTGGGCTTGCGCTGGAAAATGGTGAGCAGCTTGCGGACTTTCTGGCCGGCCTTGGCGGCGACGCGTTCGAGCGCGCCGATCGGCTGGCCGCCGGGGACGTGCGCGACGGTATAATACATCCACACCGCGAGCGCCGCGAACAAGAGGAAGGGCACCCATAGCGCGATGATCGGGTCGACGGTACCGCGGGCGCCGAGATCCTCGGCATATTGGTTGATCTTGTGCTGGGTGACGAGGAGGACGATCGACAGAAAGACGCCGAGCGACGAGGTCGACCGCTTCGGGGGGATGGCGAGCGCGATCGCAATCAGCGGGATCAGGAACATCGACATCACCTCGACGATACGAAAATGGAAATTCGCGCGTATTTCCAGCCGGGTGGCGGCGGATTCGGCCTTGTCCTTGCCGGCGACGAACAGTTCGGGGATCGTCATTTCGCGGTCCGACCCGCCGCGGGTGCGGAAAGCTTCGATCTTGGGCAGCGGGATCGGCAGATCGTGGTTGTCGAAACTGAGCACGCGCGGCACCGCGAATTTCGGCGATTCGTGGATCAGCACGCCCTGCGTCAGGCGGAGGATGATCGTGTCGGGATCGTCGGTCGCGAGGAACTGCCCCTGCGAGGCGGTCGCCGAGACACTCTGCCCATCCTTTTGCTCGCCGCGCACGAAGATGCCGCGCAGGCTGCGGCCGTCGTTGTAGCTTTCCTCGATCCGCAACGTCATGCGCTCTCCGAGCTTGGTGAATTCGCCGACCTTGATCGACGCGCCGAGCGCGCCCGAGCGCAGCTCGAACTGGAGGCCTTCATAAGCATAGCGCGCAACTGGCTGAATAAAGCCGACAATCGCGAGATTGAGCGCGGCCAGCGCAACGGCATAGGCAAAGGGTACGCGCATCAGCCGCCCGAAGCTCATGCCGACGCCCTTCAGCACGTCGAGTTCGCTCGACGTCGCGAGCCGGCGGAAGGCGAGCAGGATGCCGAGCATCAGCCCGATGGGGATGCCGAGCGAGAGATATTCGGGGATCAGGTTGGCGAGCATCCGCCACACGACGCTGACCGGGCCGCCTTCGGTGGCAACGAAATCGAACAGCCGCAGCATTTTTTCGAGCACGAGCAGCATCGCCGACAGGACGAGCGTGCCGAGCATGGGAAAGAAGATGAGCCGCGCGATATAGCGGTCGATGGCAGGTAGCTTATTCAATCTTTCGTCGCCCCATCACCATGATTTGGCCGCAAATGGTTCCGATATACCGATTCAAGGGCGACAGGGACCCGTGCCGGCACATGCTTTTTGCGTGGCTGGCATGGCTATAGCGTCTGGAGGTTTTGAGGTCATGTCGAAATTTGTATCCGCCTCGCTGTGCATTGCTCTGTTGGCTTTCGCAGCCTCGGCGCAGGCCGAAGGCCGGGTCATCTCGAACGATCTGTCGAAGTGCAAGAGCGGACCGTCGACCCTGGTCCAGATCAGCGGCGTCAAGGCGTCGACCGGCAAGATTCGCGTGCAAAGCTATCGCGGCACCGCCGCCGACTGGCTTGCCAAGGGCCGCTGGATCACGCGTATCGAAGTGCCGGCGCGCGCCGGGTCGATGACCGTCTGCGTGCCGCTGCCCGAAGCCGGGACCTATGGCATTGCGGTGCGTCACGACGTCAACGGTAACGGCAAGACCGATCTGTCGAAGGACGGCGGCGGGATGTCGAACAATCCCAGCATCAACGTCTTCAACCTCGGCAAGCCGAGCTACAAGAAGACGGCCTTTTCGGTTGGAGACGCCCCCCGGACGATCTCCATCACGATGAAATATATGTAAGGGGCAATGGCCAGCGTCGCGCTTCTTTCCAATCCGCGTTCGACGGGCAACCGTGCCCTGTTGCCCCGGGTTCGCGAATATTGCGCGGCGCACCCCGACATTTTTCATTACGAGGTCGAGGACGTCGACCAGATCGGCGAGGCGATCCGCACCATCGCGATGGTCAGCCCGCGGATCATCGTGATCAATGGCGGCGACGGCACGGTGCAGGCGGCGCTGACCGAACTTTATTCGGGCGGCCATTTCGGTGGTTCGCCGCCGCCGGTCGCGGTGCTTCCCAACGGCAAGACCAATTTGATCGCGCTCGACCTCGGCGCCGAAGGCGACCCGCTGAAGGCGCTCGAACGCGTCGTCGAACTGGTCGAATCGGGGCGGCTCGAGGATCATGTGATCGAGCGCCAGCTGATTTCGCTCGACAGCGGCGGCGAGACGCGGCCGGTGCTCGGCATGTTCCTGGGCGGCGCCTATCTGGCCGACGTCATGCTCTATTGCCGCAACCGCATCTATCCGCTCGGCCTGCCGAACGGACTGTCGCATTTTCTGGCTGCGGTGCTCGGGCTGTTTTCGATCATCTTCGGCCTCGGCGGCGGACGCCTGCCGCCCAAGCCCGAACCGATGACCGTGTCGCTGGTGCGGCAGGGCGAGTTCAAGGGCAAATTCTCGCTGCTCATCGTCACGACGCTCGAAAAGCTGCTGCTCAGCATCCGGACGAGCGACGGCGGCGGGACGAACGGTCATATGAAATTGCTGGCGACCGACAGCAGCGTCGGCGCGCTGTTCCGCATGCTCGGCGCGACCTGGCGGGGGACGCTGGGGCAGAAAGAGCTGGAGGGCGTGCATTTCCAGCAAGGCGACGAGATCCGCATCGAGGGCGAGCGGTCGAACGTCATCCTCGACGGCGAGATTTTCGAGGCGAAGGGCGGCCAACCGATCATCCTGACCTCGACGCAGCCGGTGCCGTTCCTGCGCCTCGCCGCCTGAGAAGCATCGCGTCATGACCGATATCGGGGAACTGGTCCGCGCCGAATTATCGGCCCCGGTCGATCCGCGCGTCGCGGCGATGGCGGCGGCGATTGCGGCCGAATATCCGGGCAGTGCGCGCGCGGTGCTGTTTTACGGAAGCTGCCTCCGCGAAAGCGAGCTCGACGGGCTGATGCTCGATTTCTACCTGATCGTGTCGGATTATGGCGATGCCTATCCGAAGCGCTGGCAGGCCGTCGCGAACCGGCTGATCCCGCCGAACGTCTATCCGTTCCAGCATGACGGGCTGATTGCCAAATATGCGGTGCTCAGCGAAGCCGATTTTCACCGGTTGAACGGGCCGGAAACACGCAATGTGTCGGTCTGGGCGCGTTTCGCGCAGCCGTCGCGACTGGTCTGGGCGGTCGACGATACCGCGGCGGACCGCGCAGTCGCAGCGGTCGCCCGCGCCGCGCCGGCGTTGCTCGCGGCGGCGGGGGGCGTCGCAGGCGAAGCGCCGCTCGACTGGTGGCGGCGCGCCTTTGCGCTGACCTATTCGGTTGAACTCCGCGCCGAGCGGACGGGGCGTGCGCAGTCGGTGGTTGACGCCGATGCCGGGCGCTATCTCGCTTTCAGCACCCCGGCGATCGCCGCGATCCCGGCGGGCGTGCGGAGCGGGGGATGGGCGCGGCGCCGCGCCGAAGGTAAGGCGCTCAGCATCGTCCGGCTGGCCAAGGCGAGCCTGACCTATGCCGGCGGGATCGATTATCTGGCGTGGAAGATCAACCGCCACGCGGGCACGAAGATCGAGATCAAGCCTTGGCAACGCCGCTGGCCGCTCGTCGCGGCGCTGACGTTAGTGCCGCGATTGATGAAAAGCGGTGCGATACGGTAACCCTGTCGTCATCCCGGCGAAGGCCGGGATCTCAACGTCACACTATTACGCTCCGGCGAGATCCCGGCCTTCGCCGGGATGACAGAAAGAGCTAGCTTGCCAGCCGTTGTCCATCGCCCGGCCGCGTATCGCCGCTCCGCCGGATCGCCTGGTCGAGCGCGCTCAGCGTGAAGGGCTTGCGCAGCACGTCATGGTCGCCGAAGGCGGCGTCTTCGCTGGCATCGCCGGCATAGCCGGTGACGAACAGCACCGACAGTTCGGGCCAGCGCTGCTTGAGTTGCGCGACCATTTCGGGCCCGGTGAGTTCGGGCATCAACACGTCGGAGAGGATAAGGTCGAAACCGCCGCCGGCGGCGAACTGCCCCTCGACAAGGGCCTCGGCCTCCAGCGGATTGCCGCACGCGACGGGCCTGTGGCCCAGTTCGGCGACCGCGTCGACGGTCGCGGCAAGGACGCGCTGGTCGTCCTCGACGACGAGGATGCTGAGCGCATCGGCGAGGGTGGGGTGCGCCACACCTTCGCCGGTATCGCCGTCGGCGTCGGCGGCGTCCTCGGCGCGGGCGACGGGCAGCAGCATCGCGACGCTCGTTCCTTCGCCCTCGGTCGACGAAATCTGCACCTCGCCGCCCGACTGGCGGCAAAAGGCGAAGACCTGGCTCATGCCGAGACCGGTGCCCTGGCCGGCGGGCTTGGTGGTGTAGAAGGGATCGAAGACGCGTTCGAGGACTTCGGGCGACATGCCGCAGCCGGTATCGATCACCTGCACCGCCAGCGCCGCGGTTTCCTCTTCCTCGTCGCGCAGGGTACGGATGGTCAGCGACCCGTGGCCGTCCATCGCGTCGCGCGCATTGACCGCGAGGTTGAGCAAAGCGTTTTCGAACTGGCGCCGGTCGAGCAGGCAAGTAAGGTCGGCCGCCTGAAGATCGAGCGTCAGTGCGATCCGGTCACCGATCGTCCGCTCTATGAGTTCGGCGAACGACGCGATGCATTCGTCGACCACCGTCATTTCGGGGCGTGCCGGTTCGGATCGCGCAAAGGTCAGCAGCCGCCGGGTCAGGTCGGCGGCGCGGTTAGCGCCGTCGAGGGCGTTGGCGAGGTGACGCTGTGCCTTGTCGGGGGCTTCCGACAACCAGCGCTGCGCAAGTTCGAGCCCGCCGACGACGACCGCGAGCATATTGTTGAAGTCGTGCGCGATGCCGCCGGTAAGCTGGCCGACGGCCTCCATCTTCTGCGCCTGGCGCAGTTGTTCCTCGGCCGAGAGGCGCTCGGTCATTTCGCCGCGCAGTGCGGTGTTCGCCTGTTCCAGTTCGGCGGTGCGCGCCTCGACGGCGGCTTCGAGTTGCATCGCACGGTCGCTTTCGGCGAGCTGCTCGCGTCGCGCCAGCCGCCGTTCGGCATCGGCGCGGACGAGCGAAAAGGTCGCGCCGATCGCGATCACCGCGGCGCCGGCGCCGAGCAGTGAGAAGAGCAGCATCGCTTGGTTGAGGCTGGCGCGATCGGCCGCCGCGAGGCGGTTGCGTTCGCGGAGCAAGGTGCGTTCGTTGTCGATAATCCGCGTCAGCAGCTTGTCGATCTTGCCGAGCCCCTGATCGTGCCCGGCGGCGTGATATTTGGAAATGGCGGCGACGGTCTGGCGGTAGTTGGCGCTGAGCGCCGCGTCGCCGAGCTGGGCGCCGCGCCGGTCCATTTCGTGCGTCAGTTCCGCGACCAGCTTTGCCTGCGCCGGATTGTCGCGGACGTTGCGCTGGAGCTGGACGCGATATTGGCGCGCGCGGCCCCATTGCTGCTCGAAGACGCGCCCGTCTTCCTTCTGCAAACCGACCGCGAAGCGGCCGAGCGCGGCTTCCGCACGCGCGAGCGAGGCGTCGAGCGAGCGGGTCTGCGAGATGACCTCCATGCTCTGCGTCTGCCAGCCGAGCGAGCGTTCGTAATTGTCGTTGGCGCGCGACAGCAGCAGGACGAGCGCCGCGACGACGCCGACCAGGATGGTCGCGACCCCGATCGTCAGCCAGAAGCGAACACGCTCCCGCCGGCTTTCGGTCTCGATATCGAAATCCCTCTCGAACACCCGCCGTCTTTACCGGACAAGCGCCCGGCCGCAAAGCGGCGAAGCGGGCAGCGCGCCGACGATGCTTCGATTCAACCCGAAAAGGAATCCGCTGGTCGGGTCGTGCGGGGGTTTCAGCCGATGATGCCGACGCGTTTGCCCGCGCGCTCGAAGCGCGTAAGGATCTCGCCGACCTGCTCGCTCGAATGCTCGGCGCAGAGCGAGCAGCGCAGCAGCGTCATACCCGCGGGGGTCGCCGGCGGACGCGCGAGATTGACGTAGAGCCCTTCCTCGAGCAGCGCTTCCCACATCATCGCGCCCTTTTCGAGGTCGGGCATGATCACCGCAATGATCGCCGACTGCGGCTCTTCGGTGCCGAGCTGGAAGCCAAGGTCCTTGAGGCCCTTGTGCAGCGTCTTCGAATTTTCCCACAGGTGCGCGCGCTTGTTCGACCCGTGCATCAGCTTGCGGATGCTCGTCGCAGCGGTCGCGACGACGCTCGGCGGCAGCGAGGCGGTGAAGACATAGGGACGGCAGACGAGCCGCATGATTTCGAATTTCGGGTGGTTCGACACGCAGAAGCCGCCGACGGTGCCGACGCTCTTGCTGAACGTTCCGATGATGAAATCGACGTCGTCGATGACGCCCTGCGCCTCGGCGACGCCGCGGCCATGCTCGCCAATGAAACCCATCGAATGCGCTTCGTCGACCAGAACCATCGCGCCGGCTTCCTTGGAGACGCGGATCATCTCTTTCAGCGGCGCGACGTCGCCGAGCATCGAATAGACGCCTTCGAGCACGACGAGCTTGCCCGCTTCGGGGGGCAGGCGCTTCAGCCGCTTTTCGAGCGCCTCGACGTCGTTGTGGCGGAAGGCGACGATTTCGGCGTCGCCCATCTTGCACCCGTCATAGATCGACGCATGGCTGTCGATGTCGAGGATGACATAATCGCCCTTGCCGGCGATCGTCGAAATGATGCCGAGATTCGCCTGATAGCCGGTCGAAAACACCATGGCATGATCCATGGCGTAAAATTCCTTGAGCGCTTCCTCGCACTCCTTGTGCCCCTGATAGGTGCCGTTGAGGACGCGGCTGCCGGTCGTGCCGCTGCCGAACTTGTCGAGCGCGTCCTTGCCGGCGGCGATGACGTCGTCGTCGAAGGTCATCCCCATATAATTATAAGTGCCGAGCAGGATCGTCTCGCGCCCGTTGCAGATCGCGACGGTCGGCGAGACAACCTTTTCCATCACCAGGCTGAACGGGTCCGTGACGCCGGTCGCGAGCAGCGCCTCGCGCTGCTGGATCAGCGGGTCGAACTTGCTGAAAAGATCGGTCATCGCGGTGTCAGCCCTGCAGTTTCTCGACCGCGGCGACGAGCTGGCCGACGGTTTCGATTTCGGCCTGCATGTTCATGCTGATGATGATGTCGAACGTGTCCTCGACCTCGGCTACGAAATCCATCACCGTCAGGCTGTCCCATTCGAGGTCGCCGGCAAAGGTGGTCGCATCGGTCAACTCGACGCCCTTTTTGTTGAAGGGGGCGATCAGGCCGTAAATTTGGTCGCGAAGGGCGGTGCTCATGCAGGTGCGTCCCGTAAAGAAATAAGATTGCGCGCGGGAATGCCGCGCTGCCGCCCGATTGGCAAGCGAATGCGGCGGGAACAGGGCAGCATCTTGCCGGTTGCGGTACTTCATGCCATTCCTGTGACAGGGTCGCTGGCAGGGGGCATGGCAGCATGGACAGCGCAGAATCAACGACATCGCCGGCGCCGCCGCCGATTTCCTTCCCGCCGAACGCCGTGCATCTCGTCCGCACGAACCAGCAGATCACGATGCAATTGTCGCAGATGGCCGACCAGAAGGCATCGATCCTGATGGGCGCGACCTTCGTCGTCTTCACGCTTGCGATCGGGCAGGCCCGGTCGGGGGGCGGGGCGCTGGCGATGCCGCTCGCGATCCTTGCGACCTTTTCCTTCCTGTCGGCGCTGTTTGCGATTTCGGCGGTGCTGCCGCGCGTCGGCAAGGCGCCGCCGGTCGTCTATCGCGACGGCAAGGATCACAGCAATATCCTCTTCTTCGGCCGCTTCGCGCAGATGGACGAGGACGAGTTCATCGGGGCGGTGAAGGCGCGCCTCCGGACCGAGGAAGATCTGTACGAGACGATGCTGCGCGACACCTATCAGAACGGCATCGTGCTGGCGCGGCGCAAATACCGCTATCTCGCTTATGCCTACCGACTGTTCGTGGTCGGGCTGACGCTGACCTTCATCGCCTTCGCCGTCGAGATGGCGATGCTGTGGAGCAAATAGCCGTCCTGCGCATTATCCCGGGACGATGACCGACGTCTTCATCAGCTACAAGCGCGAGGAGCGCGGCCGCTGCGTCGCCATCTATAACGCGCTTGTCGATCTGAAACTGGCGGTCTGGTTCGATGCCCATATCGAGCCCGGCACCGATTTCGACCGCGAGATCGAGCGCGAGGTGCGCTCGGCGAAAGCCGTTCTCGTGCTCTGGTCGGCGCTCGCCGCCGACAGCGACTGGATCCGCGCCGAGGCGCGCACCGGGCGGCAGAACGAGCGGCTCGTCGCGGCGCGGCTCGACGATTGCCTGCCGCCGCTGGAATTCGCCTCGGTGCAGGCGGTCGACCTGTTCGACCGCCGCGATTTCCACACTGGCGAGGGCTGGCGGCAGGTGGTCGGGCGGATCGGTCGCCTCGTCGGGCGGCCGGGGCTGGGCGATTATGTCCGCTGCGAACAGGCGGCCGATGCGGGGCTGTGGCGCGGCTGGATTGCCGCCAATCCGGGCGATCCGCTCGTCGAAACCGCGCAGCAGCGTGTCGCTGCACTGGCGCATCGCGCGCTGCCGGGCCCGGCCCGGGCCGCTCCCGCAAATCCGGTGGCGGCGGAAGCTGCTCGC
The Sphingopyxis macrogoltabida genome window above contains:
- the lptF gene encoding LPS export ABC transporter permease LptF, which codes for MNKLPAIDRYIARLIFFPMLGTLVLSAMLLVLEKMLRLFDFVATEGGPVSVVWRMLANLIPEYLSLGIPIGLMLGILLAFRRLATSSELDVLKGVGMSFGRLMRVPFAYAVALAALNLAIVGFIQPVARYAYEGLQFELRSGALGASIKVGEFTKLGERMTLRIEESYNDGRSLRGIFVRGEQKDGQSVSATASQGQFLATDDPDTIILRLTQGVLIHESPKFAVPRVLSFDNHDLPIPLPKIEAFRTRGGSDREMTIPELFVAGKDKAESAATRLEIRANFHFRIVEVMSMFLIPLIAIALAIPPKRSTSSLGVFLSIVLLVTQHKINQYAEDLGARGTVDPIIALWVPFLLFAALAVWMYYTVAHVPGGQPIGALERVAAKAGQKVRKLLTIFQRKPKIA
- a CDS encoding Pycsar system effector family protein is translated as MDSAESTTSPAPPPISFPPNAVHLVRTNQQITMQLSQMADQKASILMGATFVVFTLAIGQARSGGGALAMPLAILATFSFLSALFAISAVLPRVGKAPPVVYRDGKDHSNILFFGRFAQMDEDEFIGAVKARLRTEEDLYETMLRDTYQNGIVLARRKYRYLAYAYRLFVVGLTLTFIAFAVEMAMLWSK
- a CDS encoding TIR domain-containing protein; its protein translation is MTDVFISYKREERGRCVAIYNALVDLKLAVWFDAHIEPGTDFDREIEREVRSAKAVLVLWSALAADSDWIRAEARTGRQNERLVAARLDDCLPPLEFASVQAVDLFDRRDFHTGEGWRQVVGRIGRLVGRPGLGDYVRCEQAADAGLWRGWIAANPGDPLVETAQQRVAALAHRALPGPARAAPANPVAAEAARGGPARYWPLFAGSILLLVAVAALTFGRDDPDPPQQAPVAATASSDLPILPRPAEVVPMAAAGGGKPLFCRPDDPFVLSFVARRTDMPPVGNLTIGNAWLAWRECRGPVRVEGHVESGGGTLADSRRMADIVANELRARGIDPKAIATAGYGDARPLAGRAVDAIANRRVEIYLDPSR
- a CDS encoding ATP-binding protein, translating into MFERDFDIETESRRERVRFWLTIGVATILVGVVAALVLLLSRANDNYERSLGWQTQSMEVISQTRSLDASLARAEAALGRFAVGLQKEDGRVFEQQWGRARQYRVQLQRNVRDNPAQAKLVAELTHEMDRRGAQLGDAALSANYRQTVAAISKYHAAGHDQGLGKIDKLLTRIIDNERTLLRERNRLAAADRASLNQAMLLFSLLGAGAAVIAIGATFSLVRADAERRLARREQLAESDRAMQLEAAVEARTAELEQANTALRGEMTERLSAEEQLRQAQKMEAVGQLTGGIAHDFNNMLAVVVGGLELAQRWLSEAPDKAQRHLANALDGANRAADLTRRLLTFARSEPARPEMTVVDECIASFAELIERTIGDRIALTLDLQAADLTCLLDRRQFENALLNLAVNARDAMDGHGSLTIRTLRDEEEETAALAVQVIDTGCGMSPEVLERVFDPFYTTKPAGQGTGLGMSQVFAFCRQSGGEVQISSTEGEGTSVAMLLPVARAEDAADADGDTGEGVAHPTLADALSILVVEDDQRVLAATVDAVAELGHRPVACGNPLEAEALVEGQFAAGGGFDLILSDVLMPELTGPEMVAQLKQRWPELSVLFVTGYAGDASEDAAFGDHDVLRKPFTLSALDQAIRRSGDTRPGDGQRLAS
- the spt gene encoding serine palmitoyltransferase — translated: MTDLFSKFDPLIQQREALLATGVTDPFSLVMEKVVSPTVAICNGRETILLGTYNYMGMTFDDDVIAAGKDALDKFGSGTTGSRVLNGTYQGHKECEEALKEFYAMDHAMVFSTGYQANLGIISTIAGKGDYVILDIDSHASIYDGCKMGDAEIVAFRHNDVEALEKRLKRLPPEAGKLVVLEGVYSMLGDVAPLKEMIRVSKEAGAMVLVDEAHSMGFIGEHGRGVAEAQGVIDDVDFIIGTFSKSVGTVGGFCVSNHPKFEIMRLVCRPYVFTASLPPSVVATAATSIRKLMHGSNKRAHLWENSKTLHKGLKDLGFQLGTEEPQSAIIAVIMPDLEKGAMMWEALLEEGLYVNLARPPATPAGMTLLRCSLCAEHSSEQVGEILTRFERAGKRVGIIG
- a CDS encoding DUF2141 domain-containing protein; translated protein: MSKFVSASLCIALLAFAASAQAEGRVISNDLSKCKSGPSTLVQISGVKASTGKIRVQSYRGTAADWLAKGRWITRIEVPARAGSMTVCVPLPEAGTYGIAVRHDVNGNGKTDLSKDGGGMSNNPSINVFNLGKPSYKKTAFSVGDAPRTISITMKYM
- a CDS encoding acyl carrier protein yields the protein MSTALRDQIYGLIAPFNKKGVELTDATTFAGDLEWDSLTVMDFVAEVEDTFDIIISMNMQAEIETVGQLVAAVEKLQG
- a CDS encoding diacylglycerol/lipid kinase family protein, which encodes MASVALLSNPRSTGNRALLPRVREYCAAHPDIFHYEVEDVDQIGEAIRTIAMVSPRIIVINGGDGTVQAALTELYSGGHFGGSPPPVAVLPNGKTNLIALDLGAEGDPLKALERVVELVESGRLEDHVIERQLISLDSGGETRPVLGMFLGGAYLADVMLYCRNRIYPLGLPNGLSHFLAAVLGLFSIIFGLGGGRLPPKPEPMTVSLVRQGEFKGKFSLLIVTTLEKLLLSIRTSDGGGTNGHMKLLATDSSVGALFRMLGATWRGTLGQKELEGVHFQQGDEIRIEGERSNVILDGEIFEAKGGQPIILTSTQPVPFLRLAA